A genomic stretch from Streptococcus oralis includes:
- a CDS encoding type VII secretion protein EssA, producing the protein MKKIKKHLLILCIVFPVLVYADDGSLKLDTDIITNSTQDTVKNRIESKYAPNLFLNRTQKVVDQRTQTTKELLQGAEHTIFTDSENHSIYRLETTVVQTSLFNQYTIEEKSSFKQRDYSILKDWMGNVFTSVFLLFMVLLGVYLGRKWHGLRKNKVNSRV; encoded by the coding sequence ATGAAGAAAATTAAAAAGCACCTATTAATTCTTTGTATCGTATTTCCTGTGCTAGTTTATGCAGACGATGGTAGCTTAAAACTTGATACAGATATCATTACAAATAGTACACAGGACACGGTCAAAAATAGGATAGAATCCAAATATGCCCCAAATTTATTTTTAAATCGTACCCAAAAGGTTGTGGATCAGAGAACTCAAACAACAAAAGAACTTTTACAGGGGGCAGAGCATACTATATTTACCGATAGTGAAAATCATTCTATTTATCGTTTAGAAACTACTGTCGTTCAAACATCATTATTCAATCAATACACCATAGAGGAGAAGTCCTCTTTTAAGCAAAGGGATTATTCAATTCTTAAGGATTGGATGGGAAATGTATTTACAAGTGTTTTCTTGCTGTTTATGGTTTTGTTGGGAGTCTATCTAGGAAGGAAATGGCATGGATTACGGAAAAATAAAGTTAACTCTAGAGTATAG
- a CDS encoding YwqH-like family protein has protein sequence MSRDYSYEIYSLRQQISTMSSERADILNKISILKQNKSKIQSKKSAISEQLSQYDLIKAKATSNFAGNRRDDFNNKIETLKGSISQWLENTQNNIDLIDQKISTYTAEASNLAIGMNYASQSLNTYIYLQSQNED, from the coding sequence ATGTCTCGTGATTACAGTTATGAGATTTACTCTTTACGACAACAGATTTCAACAATGTCTAGTGAAAGAGCAGATATATTAAATAAAATAAGTATTCTAAAACAGAATAAGAGTAAAATACAGAGTAAGAAAAGCGCAATTTCAGAACAATTGTCTCAATACGATTTGATAAAGGCAAAAGCTACTTCTAATTTTGCTGGAAATAGAAGAGATGACTTTAATAATAAAATAGAGACGCTAAAAGGATCGATTTCCCAATGGTTGGAGAATACCCAGAATAATATTGATTTGATTGACCAAAAAATCTCAACCTATACGGCTGAAGCTTCTAATTTAGCAATTGGTATGAATTACGCTAGCCAATCACTAAATACTTATATTTATCTTCAAAGTCAAAATGAAGATTAA
- a CDS encoding IS3 family transposase (programmed frameshift) produces the protein MKLSYEDKVQIYELRKQGYSLEKLSNKFGINNSNLIYMIKLIDRYYSPELKQEMINKVLHEGWTKDRVSLEYGLPSRTILLNWLAKYKKNAYTIVEKTRGRVPKMGRKRKKTWEEMTELERLQEENERLRTEVAYLKKFKRVRGKGRSLRARKAETVREMASGGFRLDLLLEVARLPRSTYYYQLRQLDQPDKDKELKDEIQAIYNDYKGNYGYRRITLELRNRGFTVNHKKVQRLMKVLGLSARIRRKRKYSSYQGEIGNKAENLIQRQFEAAKPMEKCYTDVTEFVIPASTQKLYLSPVLDGFNSEIIAFNLSCSPNLEQVKAMLEQAFTEKYYENTSLHSDQGWQYQHDSYHRFLESKGIQTSMSRKGNSPDNGMMESFFGILKSEMFYGYEKAFQSLKQLEQAIVDYIDYYNNKRIKVKLKGLSPMQYRTKSFA, from the exons ATGAAATTGAGTTATGAAGATAAAGTTCAGATCTATGAACTTAGAAAACAAGGATATAGCTTAGAGAAGCTTTCAAATAAATTTGGGATAAACAATTCTAATCTTATATACATGATTAAATTGATTGATCGTTACTATTCTCCTGAATTAAAACAAGAAATGATTAATAAAGTCTTACATGAAGGCTGGACTAAAGATAGAGTTTCTCTTGAATACGGTCTCCCAAGTCGTACGATACTTCTTAACTGGCTAGCGAAATACAAGAAAAACGCGTATACTATTGTTGAGAAAACAAGAGGGAGAGTACCTAAAATGGGACGTAAACGGAAGAAAACTTGGGAAGAAATGACAGAACTAGAGCGACTCCAAGAGGAGAATGAACGCTTACGGACTGAGGTGGCTTACCTAAAAAAGT TTAAAAGAGTTAGAGGAAAGGGACGAAGCCTTAGAGCGAGAAAAGCAGAGACAGTTAGAGAAATGGCTTCAGGAGGATTTCGACTAGATTTACTTCTTGAAGTGGCTCGTTTACCTCGCTCAACTTACTATTATCAATTGAGACAGCTGGATCAACCAGATAAGGATAAAGAGCTAAAGGATGAAATTCAAGCCATTTATAATGACTATAAAGGAAATTATGGCTATCGTAGAATTACTCTTGAACTAAGAAATCGTGGTTTTACAGTGAATCATAAGAAAGTTCAACGTCTGATGAAGGTCCTTGGTTTAAGTGCTCGAATTCGTCGGAAACGGAAGTATTCTTCCTACCAAGGAGAGATTGGCAATAAAGCAGAGAATCTTATTCAGCGCCAATTTGAAGCAGCCAAACCAATGGAAAAGTGCTATACGGATGTGACTGAGTTTGTCATTCCAGCAAGTACTCAAAAGCTTTACTTATCACCAGTTTTAGATGGCTTTAACAGCGAAATTATTGCTTTTAATCTTTCTTGTTCGCCTAATTTAGAACAAGTGAAAGCTATGCTGGAGCAGGCCTTTACAGAGAAATACTATGAGAATACGAGTCTCCATAGTGATCAAGGATGGCAATACCAACACGATTCTTATCACAGGTTTTTAGAAAGTAAGGGAATCCAAACATCTATGTCACGTAAAGGTAACAGCCCAGACAACGGTATGATGGAGTCCTTCTTTGGCATTTTGAAATCGGAAATGTTTTATGGTTATGAGAAGGCGTTTCAGTCGCTTAAGCAATTGGAACAAGCTATTGTGGACTATATTGATTACTACAACAACAAACGAATTAAGGTCAAACTAAAAGGACTTAGCCCTATGCAATACAGAACTAAATCCTTCGCTTAA
- the essC gene encoding type VII secretion protein EssC — MKAKKLEYDHQLGDQLGELHKPIYTLLIEQEKLEKIDLFEGQEVRVGTNEYTVEGRRVYRNGKELERGKSTFDKETVTLLVPEEDIFVTYIFPPQRFICSKKESADISWSISNQLFFSNNQVQVTLGESPVYLNNRLIKEEGLYPFEVGNRMKVSNYFIEKRKNQWKIGCLFEEPQLNKSQILIQEKNNEYPLDFPEYRRSPRVNPIIHSGKIIINQPPQPIKPPKNSLIRAIVPALGMFTLTAFSSIWTKGNPVMMLGMGGFSLLTAATTMSQYFEERKDTKEQEKNRIQDYEAYLLKQVSDLERYYKEETKILHYNQPSISTITELIADYDSRIYERMDYNEDFLQVSLGLGDKLSQLELQTNFDEQSKDEISQFARTVLQDYSLQKKVPITVNIFEATVGLVGNSEVTRTAVYNMLLQMAMFHSYLDVNFINLVQELRYEKDWSEWRFLPHFNMQERNIRGFVHDARSRDAVLNSFYRIIQKRSQIKREMGEKDARFKPHYVLTIMDDSHLLGHSLNEYLAKDLTELGVTVIWVKEARRLLPETITTLIEYKNQNLGQIINDEGSYSAQTFIPYPLLDCYEDSIRTLANLKHMEVEKNTIPKSVTFLELYQVREVEELQVATRWSKADTFKTLAVPLGLRGKDDQVELNLHERAHGPHGLVAGTTGSGKSEILQSYILSMAVNFSPEDVGFLTIDFKGGGMANLFKDLPHMLGSITNLDGAASARALASIKAELQKRQRLFNQFGVNHINGYTKLYKEGQKSTDKSGYPDKPLPHLFLISDEFAELKEHEPEFMTELVSTARIGRSLGVHLILATQKPSGVVNDQIWSNSRFKLALKVSDESDSNEIIKTPDAASITEPGRAYLQVGNNEIYELFQSAWSGAHYAPQTEGVQEVVDERIWLINDLGQYELLSDDLSKDENYTADQTEEITELSAVVNYIARVSKTVPLNLPDKPWLEPLETAIISPQTDIHWTDEKVLAVPFARMDIPTEQRQKDYHFDLEKMGHTVFYGSPGFGKSLALQTLVLNLARLNTPEQVQINLFDFGTNGLLPLKDLPHVVDLTRFDEEEKLLKFLKRIDQELKIRKEKFALYNVASLSQYEQKSGEKLPAILTIFDGFDTIKDTPLEEAIESMINRLLREGASLGCYVILTALRSNSLKISMSSNITSRLAFYLVDEGASKEIIGRDALIQQEIFGRAQLKEDIPYAIQVYLPISGEGDIERLYNLEEEVKLIARSWTGVCPEPIPMLPNEVTLTHFSNHPKVIEMWSRGELPIGFDKETTDPQGFVPDRDGYFEFLYDTPQQLEYCENSLIPGLNKLVNIEKILLNTNNSYKKTEVFDKIIDRDNIPSFFNDIQGEIESRHNGKEASMMYVFIPEAHMLGTLLNMKVTEDAFKKIVRNSGKVHIHFVFMGEQQAISVGYLDVDKVLKSNVPAGCVGTRFKDQNISKVQTSFSEPVVAEDETNFFVGRIGYRLRLVTDNG, encoded by the coding sequence ATGAAGGCAAAAAAGCTAGAATATGATCATCAACTGGGAGACCAATTAGGAGAACTTCATAAACCTATTTATACCTTGTTGATTGAACAAGAAAAATTGGAAAAAATTGATTTGTTTGAAGGACAAGAGGTAAGAGTAGGTACTAACGAGTATACAGTAGAAGGCAGAAGAGTCTATCGAAACGGTAAGGAATTAGAAAGAGGAAAATCTACCTTTGATAAAGAAACTGTAACCTTATTGGTTCCTGAAGAGGATATTTTTGTCACTTATATTTTTCCGCCACAACGATTTATTTGTAGCAAGAAAGAATCAGCTGACATTAGTTGGTCAATTTCAAACCAACTTTTTTTCTCAAATAATCAAGTACAGGTTACACTTGGGGAATCTCCGGTTTATCTAAATAACCGTCTTATCAAAGAGGAAGGGCTTTATCCGTTTGAAGTGGGAAACCGAATGAAGGTTTCTAACTATTTTATAGAAAAAAGAAAGAACCAGTGGAAGATTGGATGTCTTTTTGAAGAACCACAATTGAATAAGAGTCAAATTCTGATACAAGAAAAAAATAATGAATATCCGTTGGATTTTCCAGAGTATAGAAGGAGTCCAAGAGTTAACCCGATTATCCATAGTGGGAAAATCATTATCAATCAACCTCCACAGCCGATAAAACCACCTAAAAACTCGCTCATTCGAGCAATTGTTCCAGCTTTAGGGATGTTTACTTTAACTGCATTTAGTTCAATTTGGACGAAAGGGAATCCTGTAATGATGCTAGGGATGGGTGGTTTTAGTCTCCTGACTGCAGCGACAACTATGAGTCAGTATTTTGAGGAGAGAAAGGATACCAAAGAGCAGGAAAAAAATCGTATTCAAGACTACGAAGCATATTTATTAAAACAAGTATCCGACTTAGAAAGATACTACAAAGAAGAAACTAAGATTTTACATTACAATCAACCGTCAATATCGACCATTACTGAACTGATTGCAGATTATGATTCTAGAATTTATGAGCGGATGGACTATAATGAAGATTTCTTACAGGTGTCCTTAGGATTAGGAGATAAGTTAAGTCAGCTAGAGTTGCAAACAAATTTTGATGAGCAAAGTAAAGATGAAATATCGCAGTTTGCTCGAACAGTCTTGCAAGACTACAGTTTGCAAAAGAAGGTTCCAATTACTGTTAATATCTTTGAAGCGACAGTTGGTCTTGTTGGAAACAGTGAAGTAACTAGGACAGCTGTGTATAATATGCTCTTACAGATGGCAATGTTCCATAGCTACTTAGATGTTAATTTTATCAATCTTGTTCAAGAACTGAGATATGAGAAAGATTGGTCTGAGTGGCGCTTTCTCCCACATTTTAATATGCAGGAGCGAAATATTCGTGGTTTTGTCCATGATGCCAGAAGTCGTGATGCTGTTCTAAATTCGTTTTATCGTATCATTCAAAAACGTTCTCAAATCAAACGTGAAATGGGGGAAAAAGATGCACGCTTTAAACCTCATTATGTCTTAACGATTATGGATGACTCCCATTTACTTGGCCATAGTTTGAATGAGTATCTAGCCAAGGATTTGACAGAGTTAGGTGTGACTGTTATTTGGGTGAAAGAGGCGCGTCGTCTTTTGCCAGAAACTATCACAACTCTGATTGAATATAAGAATCAAAATCTAGGTCAAATCATTAATGATGAAGGATCCTATAGTGCACAAACCTTTATTCCCTACCCGCTGTTGGATTGCTATGAAGATTCTATCCGTACTTTAGCAAATCTAAAACATATGGAAGTAGAGAAGAATACGATTCCAAAATCCGTTACTTTTTTGGAACTCTATCAAGTCAGAGAAGTTGAAGAGTTACAGGTTGCTACTAGATGGTCCAAAGCGGATACTTTTAAAACGTTAGCAGTGCCATTAGGATTGCGTGGGAAAGATGACCAGGTGGAACTCAACTTACATGAACGTGCACATGGACCGCATGGTCTTGTAGCAGGAACTACTGGTTCAGGTAAATCGGAGATTCTTCAGTCGTATATATTATCCATGGCTGTAAATTTTAGTCCAGAGGATGTTGGATTTCTTACGATTGACTTCAAGGGTGGTGGGATGGCGAATCTTTTTAAAGATCTACCACATATGCTTGGGTCTATTACTAACTTAGATGGCGCGGCTAGTGCGCGTGCCTTAGCTTCTATCAAAGCAGAGTTACAAAAACGCCAACGACTATTTAATCAATTTGGTGTCAACCATATTAATGGATACACTAAATTATATAAGGAAGGGCAAAAATCTACTGACAAATCAGGCTATCCAGACAAACCATTACCTCATCTGTTCCTGATTAGTGATGAGTTTGCTGAATTGAAAGAACATGAACCAGAATTTATGACAGAGCTGGTTTCGACAGCCCGTATCGGACGTTCGCTTGGGGTCCATCTAATTCTTGCTACACAAAAGCCATCAGGTGTCGTGAATGATCAAATATGGTCAAACTCTCGTTTCAAACTAGCTTTGAAAGTGTCAGATGAGTCTGATTCAAATGAAATTATCAAAACACCAGATGCAGCGAGTATTACTGAACCAGGGCGTGCCTACTTACAAGTAGGAAATAACGAAATCTATGAGTTGTTCCAGTCTGCTTGGAGTGGTGCACATTATGCCCCGCAAACAGAGGGAGTTCAAGAAGTTGTTGATGAACGAATCTGGTTGATAAATGACCTAGGACAATATGAATTGCTATCTGATGACCTATCTAAGGATGAAAATTATACTGCTGATCAGACGGAAGAAATCACGGAACTCTCAGCTGTTGTAAACTATATAGCAAGAGTGAGCAAGACTGTACCTCTCAACCTGCCAGATAAACCGTGGTTAGAACCACTAGAGACAGCCATCATATCCCCTCAAACAGATATTCACTGGACCGACGAAAAAGTATTGGCCGTTCCCTTTGCTCGAATGGATATTCCGACAGAGCAACGTCAGAAGGATTATCATTTTGATTTGGAAAAAATGGGACATACAGTTTTCTATGGTTCACCTGGTTTTGGGAAATCCCTAGCTCTTCAAACTCTAGTGCTGAATCTCGCTCGTTTGAATACTCCAGAGCAAGTACAAATCAATTTATTTGACTTTGGGACAAACGGCCTCTTGCCACTAAAAGATTTACCTCATGTAGTTGATTTGACAAGGTTTGATGAAGAAGAAAAACTGCTTAAGTTTTTAAAACGTATTGACCAAGAGTTGAAGATTCGCAAGGAGAAGTTTGCCCTCTATAATGTAGCAAGTCTTTCCCAATACGAACAAAAATCAGGTGAGAAACTCCCTGCTATCCTTACTATTTTTGACGGCTTTGATACTATAAAAGACACACCACTAGAAGAAGCCATTGAAAGTATGATTAACCGCCTCCTACGTGAGGGAGCGAGTCTTGGATGCTATGTGATTTTGACAGCACTTCGTTCAAATAGCCTTAAAATCAGTATGTCAAGTAATATCACCTCGCGCTTGGCCTTTTACCTGGTTGATGAAGGAGCTTCTAAGGAAATTATCGGACGCGATGCTTTAATTCAACAAGAAATTTTTGGTCGTGCCCAGTTGAAAGAAGATATCCCTTATGCCATTCAGGTTTATCTCCCAATAAGTGGAGAAGGGGACATTGAGCGCCTGTATAACTTGGAAGAAGAAGTCAAGTTGATTGCAAGAAGCTGGACAGGAGTTTGCCCAGAACCAATCCCAATGTTGCCAAATGAAGTGACGCTTACACACTTTAGTAATCATCCTAAAGTAATTGAGATGTGGTCAAGGGGTGAATTACCGATAGGGTTTGATAAAGAAACTACGGATCCTCAAGGGTTTGTTCCTGATAGAGATGGGTATTTTGAATTCTTATATGATACTCCGCAACAACTGGAATATTGTGAAAATAGTTTGATACCAGGTCTGAACAAATTAGTAAATATTGAAAAAATATTATTAAATACCAACAATAGTTACAAAAAAACAGAAGTATTTGATAAAATTATTGATAGAGATAATATACCTAGTTTCTTTAACGATATTCAAGGAGAAATTGAAAGCCGTCACAATGGTAAAGAGGCTTCAATGATGTACGTATTTATCCCAGAAGCGCATATGTTGGGGACTTTATTAAATATGAAAGTAACCGAGGATGCATTTAAAAAGATTGTTAGAAATAGCGGAAAAGTTCACATTCATTTTGTATTTATGGGAGAACAACAAGCTATTAGTGTAGGCTACTTAGATGTTGACAAGGTCTTAAAGAGCAATGTTCCTGCTGGATGTGTTGGAACAAGGTTCAAAGATCAAAATATTTCAAAAGTACAAACGAGCTTCAGTGAGCCAGTTGTAGCAGAGGATGAGACAAACTTTTTTGTGGGTAGAATAGGTTATCGTTTACGATTGGTTACAGATAATGGATAG
- a CDS encoding YitT family protein — protein MKQAKQIKRWRYYLRRFAYQIKILRVLQSISREKYDEKISASLVYGFLSAVAVNFFFQPGHVYSSGATGLAQIISSLSTHWFGLQLPVSATFYAINIPLMILAWYQIGHKFTVFTFITVSMSSLFIQFVPVVTLTEDPIINALFGGVVMGLGIGFALRNSISSGGTDIVSLTIRKKTGKNVGSISFLVNGTIMLIAGLTFGWKYALYSMITIFVSSRVTDAVFTKQKRMQAMIVTSNPDKVIEKIHKKLHRGATMIHDAEGTYNHERKAVLITVITRAEFNDFKHIMKQVDPTAFVSVSENVHILGRFVETDN, from the coding sequence ATGAAACAAGCAAAACAAATTAAGCGGTGGCGCTATTATCTGCGCCGCTTTGCTTATCAGATAAAAATCTTACGAGTTTTACAAAGTATCTCTCGGGAAAAATATGATGAGAAAATCTCGGCTTCTCTGGTCTATGGCTTTTTGTCAGCAGTTGCTGTCAATTTCTTTTTTCAACCAGGGCATGTTTATTCGAGTGGTGCGACAGGTTTGGCGCAAATTATCTCCAGTTTGAGTACTCATTGGTTTGGTCTCCAACTACCCGTATCCGCAACCTTTTATGCCATTAATATCCCACTGATGATTTTGGCTTGGTATCAGATTGGACATAAATTTACAGTTTTTACCTTTATCACGGTATCCATGAGTTCTCTTTTTATCCAGTTTGTGCCCGTTGTGACGCTGACAGAGGATCCCATTATCAATGCTCTCTTTGGGGGTGTTGTCATGGGCTTGGGAATCGGCTTTGCTTTGCGCAATAGTATTTCCAGTGGAGGTACAGATATTGTCAGTCTGACCATTCGCAAGAAAACAGGGAAAAATGTTGGCAGTATTTCCTTCTTGGTCAATGGAACTATCATGTTGATTGCAGGCTTGACCTTTGGTTGGAAATACGCCCTCTACTCCATGATTACCATTTTTGTATCCAGTCGTGTGACAGATGCGGTCTTCACCAAGCAAAAACGGATGCAGGCCATGATTGTGACCAGTAATCCTGATAAGGTAATCGAAAAAATCCATAAAAAATTGCACCGAGGGGCTACCATGATCCACGATGCAGAAGGAACTTATAATCATGAAAGAAAAGCAGTTTTGATTACTGTTATCACACGAGCAGAGTTTAATGATTTTAAACACATCATGAAACAGGTTGATCCGACAGCCTTCGTCTCTGTATCCGAAAATGTCCACATCTTAGGACGATTCGTAGAAACAGACAATTAG
- the aspS gene encoding aspartate--tRNA ligase has protein sequence MKRSMYAGRVREEHIGQEMTLKGWVGRRRDLGGLIFIDLRDREGIMQLVINPEKVSAEVMVTAESLRSEFVIEVTGQVVAREQANDKLPTGAVELNVTALTVLNTAKTTPFEIKDGIEANDDTRLRYRYLDLRRPEMLENLKLRAKVTHSIRNYLDELEFIDVETPFLSKSTPEGARDYLVPSRVNKGHFYALPQSPQITKQLLMNAGFDRYYQIVKCFRDEDLRGDRQPEFTQVDLETSFLTEREIQGITEDLIARVMKETKGIEVTLPFPRMKYDEAMALYGSDKPDTRFDMLLQDVKAVVKGVDFKVFSEAPAVKAIVVKGAADNYSRKDIDKMTEVAKQYGAKGLAWVKVVNGELNGSVAKFLTGIQENLTRVLGLEDKDLVLFVADTLEVANATLGALRGRIAKELGLIDNDKFNFLWVVDWPMFEWSEEEGRYMSAHHPFTLPDRDSAKKLKYYKNDLQSCSKEKGSILERIYAVAYDIVLNGYELGGGSLRIYKKDLQECMFKALGFSAEEANDQFGFLLEAMDYGFPPHGGLAIGLDRFVMLLAGEDNIREVIAFPKNNKATDPMTQAPSIVALKQLEELSLQVEEDETSKTN, from the coding sequence ATGAAACGTAGTATGTATGCTGGTCGTGTTCGTGAGGAACACATCGGACAAGAAATGACCTTGAAAGGATGGGTTGGCCGTCGTCGTGACCTTGGTGGTTTGATCTTCATCGACCTTCGTGACCGTGAAGGGATCATGCAGTTGGTTATCAACCCTGAAAAAGTATCTGCAGAAGTCATGGTAACAGCTGAAAGCCTTCGTAGCGAATTTGTCATCGAGGTGACTGGACAAGTCGTTGCGCGTGAACAAGCCAATGATAAGTTGCCGACTGGTGCGGTTGAGTTGAACGTGACAGCTTTGACGGTGCTTAATACAGCTAAAACAACACCTTTTGAGATTAAAGATGGGATTGAGGCCAATGACGATACACGTTTGCGTTACCGTTACCTTGACCTTCGTCGTCCAGAAATGTTGGAAAACCTTAAACTTCGTGCTAAGGTGACTCACTCTATCCGAAACTACTTGGATGAGTTGGAGTTTATCGATGTGGAAACTCCCTTCCTTTCTAAGTCAACACCAGAAGGGGCGCGTGACTATTTGGTGCCATCACGTGTCAATAAAGGTCATTTCTACGCTCTTCCTCAAAGTCCACAGATCACCAAGCAGCTCTTGATGAATGCTGGATTTGACCGTTACTACCAAATTGTCAAATGTTTCCGTGACGAAGACTTGCGTGGTGACCGTCAGCCTGAGTTTACCCAGGTCGACTTGGAAACTTCTTTCCTTACTGAACGAGAAATCCAAGGTATCACAGAAGACTTGATTGCGCGCGTGATGAAGGAAACAAAAGGCATCGAAGTGACATTACCATTCCCTCGTATGAAGTATGATGAGGCCATGGCTCTTTATGGTTCTGACAAACCTGATACTCGTTTTGACATGTTGCTTCAAGACGTGAAAGCAGTTGTTAAAGGAGTAGATTTTAAAGTCTTCTCAGAAGCTCCAGCTGTTAAAGCCATTGTCGTCAAAGGCGCAGCAGATAACTACTCCCGTAAAGATATCGATAAGATGACAGAAGTAGCCAAGCAGTATGGGGCTAAGGGTCTGGCTTGGGTCAAGGTTGTTAACGGTGAATTAAACGGATCAGTTGCTAAATTCTTGACGGGTATTCAGGAAAATTTGACAAGAGTACTTGGTCTTGAAGATAAGGATTTAGTTCTCTTTGTAGCAGATACGCTTGAAGTAGCTAATGCAACTCTTGGTGCCCTTCGTGGACGTATTGCCAAAGAACTTGGCTTGATTGATAATGATAAATTTAACTTCCTTTGGGTTGTTGACTGGCCAATGTTTGAATGGTCAGAAGAAGAAGGCCGTTATATGAGTGCCCACCATCCATTTACCCTTCCTGATAGGGATTCTGCAAAAAAACTAAAATATTATAAGAACGATTTACAAAGTTGTTCCAAAGAAAAAGGAAGTATCCTTGAGAGAATTTATGCAGTCGCATATGATATTGTCTTAAATGGTTATGAGCTTGGTGGTGGTAGTCTTCGTATATATAAAAAAGACTTGCAGGAATGCATGTTCAAGGCTCTTGGTTTCTCAGCTGAAGAAGCAAATGACCAGTTTGGTTTCCTTCTTGAAGCCATGGACTATGGTTTCCCACCACACGGTGGTTTGGCTATCGGACTTGACCGATTTGTGATGCTCTTAGCAGGAGAAGATAATATCCGTGAAGTCATTGCCTTTCCTAAGAACAACAAGGCAACTGATCCAATGACACAAGCCCCATCAATAGTCGCTCTCAAACAACTAGAGGAACTCAGCTTACAAGTAGAAGAAGATGAAACAAGCAAAACAAATTAA
- a CDS encoding WXG100 family type VII secretion target, translated as MSAISLTPEQLQSQAAIYLSAKDQIEQAVQTVNRTNGEMASQWKGQAFNAYLEQYNQLYTHVQKFEELLVSINQQLNNYAQTVAERDQQDAQSFGL; from the coding sequence ATGTCAGCAATTAGTTTAACTCCAGAACAGTTACAATCTCAGGCGGCAATTTATCTTAGTGCTAAAGATCAAATTGAACAAGCAGTACAAACCGTTAATCGAACAAATGGAGAAATGGCATCACAATGGAAAGGACAAGCATTTAATGCTTACCTTGAGCAATACAACCAGTTGTATACACATGTTCAAAAATTCGAGGAGCTTCTAGTGAGCATCAACCAACAATTGAACAACTATGCTCAAACAGTAGCTGAACGTGACCAACAAGATGCACAAAGCTTTGGTTTGTAG
- the essB gene encoding type VII secretion protein EssB, with translation MFEADQLQFVREDNQISVQISSSGYHREQLELIKEYCPVEIVQKDGVLSLNYIIPEYFKTVKEEILNRSTELERFSLAQNMSALVHSENDYKIPYIHPGNIIVFGSNVQMLHYGIEKLLAPQQYSSEFYLESYKALMISILLPKVDFDLVIHGIDAIKEKVAQDIIPLGSVADVNKYIAEKYAKLSEESSKANLLVNKKKWKALLIGGALLATTTVILSFATYKSMFKDGPLKSSVIMAQSNFMRKDYSETVESLKNYGAESLPKEAKYILAASYVRLDSLSDKQKEVILNTITESTDDTIFYYWIYLGRGKFEKALDVAQNIGDTQLILHAYTNLYESVKADINMNGSEKQKKLEEYEKKIKELSAEIGEATTNSSDTKASTETTTPKDNQTKEKSER, from the coding sequence ATGTTTGAAGCAGATCAACTACAATTTGTGAGAGAAGACAACCAAATATCAGTTCAAATTTCTTCATCAGGTTATCATAGAGAACAACTTGAATTGATTAAAGAATACTGTCCAGTAGAAATAGTTCAAAAAGATGGAGTTCTTTCTTTGAATTATATTATTCCCGAGTATTTTAAAACAGTTAAGGAAGAAATTTTAAATAGAAGTACGGAGCTTGAGCGTTTTAGTTTGGCACAAAACATGTCGGCATTAGTTCATTCTGAAAATGATTATAAAATTCCATATATCCATCCTGGGAACATCATTGTTTTTGGCAGTAATGTACAAATGTTACATTATGGAATCGAAAAATTACTTGCACCACAGCAGTATAGTTCGGAATTCTATTTAGAGTCTTATAAAGCTTTAATGATTTCTATTTTACTACCTAAGGTAGATTTTGACTTAGTCATCCATGGGATTGATGCAATAAAGGAAAAGGTAGCACAGGATATTATTCCCTTAGGGAGTGTAGCTGATGTTAATAAATATATTGCAGAAAAGTATGCAAAATTATCAGAAGAGAGTTCAAAAGCTAATTTGTTGGTGAACAAGAAAAAATGGAAGGCTTTGTTAATAGGGGGAGCCTTGCTTGCTACAACCACAGTGATTTTAAGTTTTGCCACTTATAAGTCTATGTTTAAAGACGGCCCCCTAAAATCATCAGTCATTATGGCCCAATCAAATTTCATGCGAAAAGACTATTCTGAAACAGTTGAATCATTAAAAAATTATGGTGCAGAATCATTGCCAAAAGAAGCTAAGTATATCTTAGCAGCAAGCTATGTCCGTTTAGATAGTTTGAGCGATAAGCAAAAGGAAGTTATTTTAAATACGATTACAGAATCAACAGATGATACAATTTTCTATTATTGGATTTATCTTGGACGTGGAAAATTTGAAAAAGCTCTAGATGTGGCACAAAATATCGGGGACACACAATTGATTTTACACGCTTATACAAATCTATATGAATCAGTTAAAGCAGATATCAATATGAACGGTTCTGAAAAACAAAAGAAACTTGAAGAATATGAAAAGAAAATAAAAGAACTTTCTGCTGAGATTGGAGAAGCGACTACAAATAGTAGTGACACAAAAGCATCTACTGAGACAACAACTCCTAAGGACAACCAAACAAAAGAAAAGAGTGAGCGATAA